The DNA region AGCTTCATTCTGGCCAATTCTGATTGAGCTGCTTCCTCCTTTCTTTGCTCTTCCAGGCGTACTTGGTTGAAAAACAAGCTACGTTTGGGCCATGGCAGCCAGAAGGACAAGAGTAACCCAAAAGTGACAAATCCCAGAGAGACTGCACTTAACGTCCTGTATGATATACCTCCTAGTGACACACATATCTGACCAAGCACAGAGCTTGTGAAGACTCCCATGAGCACAGATGAGCGGGAATAGCTGGCTACACGCTGGTAAACAGTAGCTGGTATTAGCGAGAAAATATACGAAGAGTACGCCACACGGGCAGCCATGGTGATGCCATAAAAGAACTCCATAAACTGCATCTCCAGCAATGAGGTTCCCAAAAGCAGGACAAGCCAAATGGAAACATGACTCAAGCTCTGCAGGATCAGCACAGGTTTGTATCGTAGGTAATCTGTCAGCAGAAAGACAGGCACCAGCACAGCCATATAAGAATATGTGAGGACTGGATTTATTTCATTGGTAACCTGTAAAAACCACAGAAAGCCATTATTACATGGGGTAGACAAAGCAAGATAACTGTAACGTGCTATAAACGTAATAGCAATAACAGACTTACACTTACCTCCACCACCAGGAATGTACAGTGTGAAATGTCagattatgaatattttaattgttaacCACGGGTAAAGCATGAACATTGTGAAAAAACGTTAATCCAGGATTTTGTTTATAATGACCCAGCCCTTCTGTATGCTATCTGAAATGAGGGTAGTGCACATAGAGAACAAATGGTATCCCAGATTATACTTCATATAATTGTAGAAAAGAGGTTGATTTTGAACTACAGTTTTAGTCCATACCAAAAGTGAATCTTTGGGGTGACTGAAATAAGTATTTTCCTCATACACTATATTGccaaaagtattgggacaccaGTTCTGGTTACTTTTTAGTAATTTCCATTAGTACAAATCTTAATGTTTAAACATAGTGATATTCTAGGGAATTGTGTGCTTCTGATTTTATTGCAACAGTTTGGATAGGACCCTTTTCTAttctaacatgacaatgccaTTGTGTATAAAGAAAGGCTcaaaaagaaattatttattcagtcaatgtggaagaacttgactggtcAGCAGAAAGCCAAGTCTTGTGATTTTAAATACAGATCTGGAGCCAAAAACTCACCAACAAACATCAATGACCTGTACATATGAGTACAGTCATTTTATTCACTTACAAACTGTTGCAACAGAgatggaaataaaatgttaatacatgAATTATGTTTCCATCTTTGTTGCCATAGTTTTGGAAGTAGCTTTTTTTCTGTTCTAAAGAAGGGGGTGtcgaaaaactttttttccatatAGTGTATTTACAAGTCattggtgtttggtgatgagtttttggcTATTCATATAAGAATAGAAAAGGGTCCCATCCAAATTGTTTCTATAAAATTAAAAGCACACAATTCCCTAGAATAtctttatagaaatatttaatattaagacttatattCATGGAAATTACTAAAGTAATCAAACCTGTTAATTAGAAGAGAGTGTTCGAATACTTTTGGCAATATACTTCATCACAGTTACAGCCCATCGTTCATAATCTGATGATGGGTTTTGTAATGGATAACATTATTACGGcaacataaaacaataattcaCATTACAGAGGTTAATTTACGATTATTTTACCACATTCAACTATTACAATTACACAGCATAAATGTAACAGTGGCCTTTGTACTTCTAGTTTAATTGTAACTGACTCCAATACTGCAAGTTATAAATTTAACTGACATGGGTACCGactgttaatatatcaaaagATGTCTGATGCAAATTTCAATGCATCATGAAtattgcctgaaaaaaaaaaaaaacccagacaaATGATCAATACACAATAGTTACCAAAGCAGGAAGACTGAAAAAATGTGTCCTGGTTTTTACTAATCAGATCAGACACACGTATGACACATGAATGTAACAACTTTTTAGGTGTCCTTTTATTTACTAATATTTCATACAAATATGTAACGTGAAAGATAACATGGGCTAAACAGAAGTGTTGTAATCCATGAGACAACACTGGGCAAAAAACAAGTCAAAACATGGACCTACTGTAATCCATTTTTCAGTATTTAACAGTGGAAAATTCCTATACAGATATTCTCTGTATGAGGTCGACTAATTTTATGGTTTTAGTactaacctttttttaaaaacacccaGTTAGAGCCTGATAAGATCAATACACTGAGTACAAATTCATGAGTGTTCACAAATGTAATCGTATAGttaataaatcagcataattGTTTCAGTGCCTCCTCAAAGCAGATATGACCCACTTTGGAGGAATGTGAACTCTGACCACATTCACATGGCTTGCCAGACCCCAGTAGCTTTGTCAGAGTTTGAAAACTCACACAGAGTCACGTGTCTACTAGATactgggaaaataaataaatacatatgttcacaaaataaatacaaaattaaataaaaaattaaactttgaAGTATAATTGATCAAAATTCaagatttaattatatttcaagtgtttttttttcttttctccgaCAAACTTAGAAAAAGATTAGAATAAAAGTAGAATAGCACCACACCTGTTCTCTAGTGAAGTTCTTCTCTGTACTGAGCAGGTATGGTGTGATAAACGGCTCTCCAGGCTTCAGCTGCACCATGAAGCCATAGAAACAAAGATAAACCACGGACCATATCCAGGTACTGGTCTGCTGCGTTTGGGTTTCCGGATCTTCCGTGGATTCATGGATGACCGGCTCTGGAGTCACATTTTCCAAAGTGTGTCCATTGCCATCAGTCCTTGTGTCCTCCTTAACATCCTCAGTGCATTCATTGCATGTAATCACTTCCACCATGTTACAGCAATAATGATGCTGTAAAGCTAAACTATTTAATgatgtataaaatacaaaaagtaagtTGATCCTCAAATTTAATAGCTGAAGGCTTAGCAGTGATCACAGTCCAGTAACAATCAAGCGACTGCAAGTAAATCCTAAGGCATGTGTTGTGTTAACTATTACCGGAGGCTGAGAGGAATTATTCAGAATGATACAGCAATGTGTTAAACAGCTACAAGCTGAcatattttgtgtgtaagcatTCACCTTTGTCCAACTTCCAACACCATCAATGATTACAAAGTACTGTAAATGGACTGCACATTGTGATTCTGTAAAGAAGCACAAAGCAAATCCAATTGTTATATGGCAAATATGTACTCTAATGAGCAtagttatacatatatacaaatattatttacacttaATCTGTTATTTTCTTGTTCTTGGGTCctataataaataagaaatagaCTTTTAACAACATATTAAACTGACATATCTATCAGAACACTTATAGCCACGTGTCAGTCAAAGGAGGTTGCAAACATGTGCTCTTGTATCTAATGCATACTTACTGTAAATGTTCTGTAACAGACTCAGTGAACTCACATTTATCCACAAATCAAATGTGCAATGTCAGCTCTTACACAAATCTCATGACTACGTCTGCTTGTACATGCATAACAATGTCTCGCGGTCTCTTAATGTTGTTTGCACATAATACCACCCGTATTCAAGAACGGATCGAGTTGTGTGTCGCGTTAAACTTGCCTGTTGCTTTCCTGTAGTCAAGTGTAATCCTTTTTTATGTTGAGGCTGACGGTGAGCTAATAATGCTACTTAAAATAATATAGTGATAGTGTAAGTCACTTAAGCGACAACAACGCGACAGACTTAAGCCCATCGGTATGTAATGGAATAGCCAGACGTACCTGATATGTCACTGAAAGCAGTTCTCCAGTCTAAAATCCACGAGACACACACTCGCCTGCAGTTACGCGCACAGACATTACGCGCGCTCAATGACACATGGTCTGCGCATGCGCACCGGATGTTTATCTGAAGTTGAAGAACGAATCGTTCTTTAAAAGAATCTCTTTAATGAACACATATAACCATGGAACATTTCACAAAACCGGTCTAAATGATTTGTTCAGAACGAATCACAGCCTCGAGTTAACTGAA from Carassius auratus strain Wakin chromosome 6, ASM336829v1, whole genome shotgun sequence includes:
- the slc19a1 gene encoding folate transporter 1 translates to MVLEVGQSLALQHHYCCNMVEVITCNECTEDVKEDTRTDGNGHTLENVTPEPVIHESTEDPETQTQQTSTWIWSVVYLCFYGFMVQLKPGEPFITPYLLSTEKNFTREQVTNEINPVLTYSYMAVLVPVFLLTDYLRYKPVLILQSLSHVSIWLVLLLGTSLLEMQFMEFFYGITMAARVAYSSYIFSLIPATVYQRVASYSRSSVLMGVFTSSVLGQICVSLGGISYRTLSAVSLGFVTFGLLLSFWLPWPKRSLFFNQVRLEEQRKEEAAQSELARMKLEENDGSVAAQRSNHKSLSLANSAFVQMLKELKHVVKVPSLRLWSLWWVFNSTGYYLVLFYVHILWNKVYPATENKHVYNGAVEAASTLLGAVTSFAAGYVKIRWNLWSELVIGLITGVQAGLLLLMGITDNIWVCYVAYALFRGFYQFLVPIAIFQIASSLTKELCALVFGVNTFLGTVLKTIITVIVADKRGLALNVHSQFFVYFFYFTLLTVVYLSCSAFIITRHYRNQRAQEDTTEVAIATELTPMTTAASEGTTEQNGASIKT